In Scyliorhinus torazame isolate Kashiwa2021f chromosome 18, sScyTor2.1, whole genome shotgun sequence, the following are encoded in one genomic region:
- the LOC140395588 gene encoding somatostatin receptor type 5-like, producing MSSSPAEGNVAVLNVDTAANLSSGLWPANHTQEFEDGAASSIYDILIPTLYFLVCVLGLAGNSLVIFSIVQQARLRTVANIYIFNLALADGLFMLGLPFLALQIALRRWPFGSFMCRLVMILDGINQFTSVFCITVMSIDRYLAVVHPVTSSRWRSPRLAKRVSVILWVISFIPVIPMAIYSDVDGTLDICTLMWPEPALLWSTAFIIYTFVLGFALPFIIISLCYIVLLLRIKSALVSSHSSGCENSEKKVTTMVVAIVLAFATCWLPFYTINICAVFLPIPDSLTIRRSFEFMVLLSYFNSCANPILYICLSDSVWRSCQAWLCPRWVLGKKGQEGSLEEHQMQGLTEFTVSAGEAGERVQITAP from the coding sequence ATGAGTTCCTCCCCAGCTGAAGGGAACGTGGCTGTGTTAAACGTGGACACAGCTGCCAACCTCTCCTCCGGGCTCtggccagcgaaccacacccaggaGTTTGAGGATGGAGCAGCCTCGAGTATCTACGACATCCTGATCCCCACCCTGTACTTCCTGGTCTGTGTGCTGGGGCTCGCCGGCAATTCCTTGGTCATCTTCAGCATCGTGCAGCAGGCGAGGCTGAGGACGGTGGCCAACATCTACATCTTCAACCTGGCCCTGGCGGATGGCCTCTTCATGCTGGGACTGCCCTTCCTCGCCCTGCAGATCGCCCTCCGCCGCTGGCCCTTTGGCAGCTTCATGTGCAGACTGGTGATGATCTTGGACGGCATTAACCAGTTCACCAGTGTGTTCTGCATCACGGTGATGAGCATCGACAGGTACCTGGCTGTGGTGCACCCCGTCACATCTtccaggtggcgcagtcccaggctgGCAAAACGAGTCAGTGTCATCCTGTGGGTCATATCCTTCATCCCTGTCATTCCCATGGCCATCTACTCGGATGTTGATGGCACCTTGGATATCTGCACCTTAATGTGGCCGGAGCCTGCGCTGCTCTGGTCCACCGCCTTTATTATCTACACCTTTGTGCTGGGATTTGCCCTACCTTTTATCATTATCTCCCTCTGCTACATCGTGCTGTTGTTGAGGATAAAGAGTGCCCTCGTCTCCTCACATAGCAGTGGGTGCGAGAACTCCGAGAAGAAGGTTACCACCATGGTGGTGGCCATCGTCCTGGCCTTTGCCACCTGCTGGCTGCCCTTCTACACCATCAACATCTGTGCTGTCTTCCTGCCCATCCCCGACAGCCTCACCATCAGGAGGTCCTTCGAGTTCATGGTGCTCCTCTCCTACTTCAACAGCTGTGCCAACCCCATCCTCTACATCTGCCTGTCGGACAGTGTCTGGAGGAGCTGCCAGGCGTGGCTGTGCCCCCGCTGGGTGCTGGGGAAGAAGGGGCAGGAGGGGTCTCTGGAGGAGCACCAGATGCAGGGTCTGACCGAGTTCACCGTCTCCGCCGGGGAGGCGGGGGAGCGAGTTCAGATAACAGCACCCTAA